In a genomic window of Maridesulfovibrio ferrireducens:
- a CDS encoding tetratricopeptide repeat protein, with amino-acid sequence MSGELTNARKKLAGVSSLLKQQKAMPAVQAVYDAVVAMLRGSLMKSEREEFQELLDSTVHILNGDKKLREDYPLIINYTHGEEKVLMEVLRELLKELQEKVSANAQDLLKAMEKRKRDILEQGQAQIEKGDVPEAHITFNQLIREFKDDTELRAEIADKFIKAGLYSEALSYLEDALAHDPNAIFLYNRIGIVLRKMQDFATAEKYYIKALQLNDKDEYLYFNCGRLYYDWKKWDKMAEAAKKAIKINPSFAEAEKMLKFANKKIG; translated from the coding sequence ATGTCCGGTGAACTTACCAATGCCAGAAAAAAACTGGCCGGAGTCTCAAGCCTTTTAAAACAACAAAAAGCTATGCCTGCGGTTCAGGCTGTATATGATGCCGTTGTTGCAATGCTTCGCGGCTCACTGATGAAATCTGAGAGAGAAGAATTTCAAGAACTGCTCGACAGCACTGTGCACATTCTAAATGGTGATAAAAAACTGCGCGAAGATTATCCGCTGATCATCAATTATACGCACGGTGAAGAAAAAGTCCTGATGGAAGTTTTGCGAGAGCTCTTAAAAGAGTTGCAGGAAAAAGTCAGCGCCAATGCTCAGGATCTTCTGAAAGCAATGGAAAAAAGAAAGAGAGATATTCTTGAACAGGGGCAAGCCCAAATAGAAAAAGGTGATGTTCCCGAAGCTCATATTACCTTCAACCAGTTAATCCGTGAATTTAAAGATGATACGGAACTCCGTGCAGAAATCGCTGATAAATTCATAAAAGCCGGCCTTTACTCAGAAGCACTCAGCTATCTTGAAGATGCTCTGGCACATGATCCTAATGCGATATTTCTTTACAACCGTATCGGAATAGTTCTTCGCAAAATGCAGGATTTTGCTACAGCAGAAAAGTACTACATCAAGGCCTTGCAATTAAACGACAAGGATGAATATCTCTACTTTAACTGTGGTCGCCTTTATTATGACTGGAAAAAATGGGATAAGATGGCCGAGGCCGCAAAAAAGGCAATCAAAATCAATCCCAGTTTCGCTGAAGCTGAAAAAATGTTGAAATTTGCCAACAAAAAAATCGGCTAA
- the glgB gene encoding 1,4-alpha-glucan branching protein GlgB encodes MPETLPVYIAPFDLFLFGKGEHWDLYRILGAHFDVQDKQEGYRFAVWAPNARNIYVAGDFNNWDSRANQLYPVGVSGIWAGFVPDVVPGQMYKYQVVQSDGREVTKTDPFAFRSEMRPGHAAVTWGLENHEWADDSWMTKRRNDGLPLNKPMSCYEVHLGSWRRENWDYRTYRQLTEELIPYVKDMGFTHIELMPIAEHPLDESWGYQTSHYFSPTSRHGTPDDLRYFIDKCHQEGIGVILDWVPGHFPKDEWGLGRFDGTALYEHADPRKGEHPDWGTYIFNFGRHEVCNFLLTNALYWLKEFHIDGLRIDAVASMLYLDYSRKDGEWVANEHGGNENIEAIQLFKQLNTVVHDQFPGAMMIAEESTSWPGVSRPVYTGGLGFTFKWNMGWMNDTLDYVSKSPIHRAYHHNSLTFSMIYAFSENFVLPLSHDEVVHGKGALLSKMPGDTWQQMANLRLLFSYQWAHPGKKLLFMGCEFGQWNEWDCRKELDWLLLGFPAHQGLRNTVTDLNRTMRENPAMYKQDNDWSGFEWVDFSDFKSSTISFLRKTDGDKPILWIFNFTPVVRSGYCLGCPQGGRWKEIFNSDAEIYGGSNVGNVGEVVAKKAGDIGSFPYYLELTLPPLGAIALRPE; translated from the coding sequence ATGCCTGAAACTTTACCTGTCTATATAGCTCCTTTTGATTTGTTCCTGTTCGGGAAAGGTGAACATTGGGATCTTTACCGTATTCTCGGAGCACATTTTGATGTGCAGGATAAACAGGAAGGATATCGTTTTGCCGTGTGGGCACCGAATGCCCGCAATATTTATGTTGCCGGAGATTTCAACAACTGGGATAGCCGGGCGAATCAGTTATATCCTGTCGGCGTGTCCGGCATCTGGGCGGGATTTGTGCCGGATGTTGTTCCCGGTCAGATGTATAAATATCAGGTAGTTCAAAGTGACGGGCGAGAAGTAACTAAGACAGATCCTTTTGCGTTTCGTTCAGAGATGCGCCCCGGGCATGCCGCGGTTACATGGGGTCTCGAAAATCATGAGTGGGCTGATGATTCATGGATGACAAAGCGTCGCAATGACGGACTGCCTCTTAATAAACCCATGTCCTGCTATGAAGTTCACCTCGGTTCATGGCGCAGGGAAAACTGGGATTACCGTACTTATCGCCAGTTGACGGAAGAGCTTATTCCTTATGTAAAAGATATGGGATTTACTCATATTGAGCTGATGCCTATAGCCGAACATCCTCTTGATGAATCGTGGGGATATCAGACCAGCCATTATTTTTCTCCTACTTCACGGCATGGAACGCCTGATGATCTCAGATACTTTATTGATAAATGTCATCAGGAAGGAATCGGAGTCATTCTGGACTGGGTTCCCGGACATTTTCCAAAAGATGAATGGGGGCTTGGGCGTTTTGACGGTACAGCCCTTTATGAGCATGCTGATCCTCGTAAAGGTGAGCATCCTGATTGGGGTACATATATTTTTAATTTCGGTCGTCATGAAGTCTGCAACTTCCTACTGACCAACGCGCTCTACTGGCTCAAAGAGTTTCATATTGACGGGCTTCGTATCGATGCTGTGGCTTCCATGTTATATCTAGATTATTCTAGAAAAGATGGAGAATGGGTGGCAAATGAGCATGGCGGTAACGAGAATATTGAAGCTATCCAGTTATTTAAGCAGCTCAATACTGTTGTTCATGACCAATTTCCCGGCGCAATGATGATTGCTGAAGAATCAACATCATGGCCCGGAGTTTCAAGGCCTGTTTATACCGGTGGTCTTGGATTTACTTTCAAGTGGAATATGGGGTGGATGAATGACACGCTGGACTATGTGAGCAAAAGTCCTATTCATCGTGCGTATCATCACAACAGTTTAACTTTTTCTATGATTTATGCCTTCAGTGAGAACTTTGTTTTGCCGCTTTCACATGATGAAGTTGTGCATGGCAAAGGTGCTCTTTTGTCCAAAATGCCCGGTGACACTTGGCAGCAGATGGCTAATCTGCGTCTGCTTTTCAGTTATCAGTGGGCGCATCCCGGTAAAAAATTATTATTTATGGGTTGTGAGTTCGGGCAGTGGAATGAATGGGATTGCCGCAAAGAATTGGACTGGTTGTTACTGGGTTTTCCTGCACATCAAGGATTGCGCAATACCGTTACTGATTTGAACCGGACAATGCGTGAAAATCCCGCCATGTATAAGCAGGATAATGACTGGTCAGGGTTTGAATGGGTAGATTTCAGCGATTTCAAATCCTCTACCATCAGTTTTTTACGTAAGACTGATGGCGACAAGCCTATTCTCTGGATTTTTAACTTCACTCCGGTGGTACGGTCCGGTTATTGTCTCGGATGTCCACAGGGTGGAAGGTGGAAAGAAATATTTAATTCCGATGCAGAGATATACGGTGGGTCCAATGTCGGTAATGTCGGCGAAGTCGTAGCCAAGAAGGCCGGAGATATCGGATCTTTTCCATATTACTTGGAACTGACCTTGCCTCCGCTCGGTGCTATTGCTTTACGGCCTGAGTAA
- the kdsB gene encoding 3-deoxy-manno-octulosonate cytidylyltransferase: MSTISGCFGIIPARYESSRFPGKPLADICGKPMFWHVWNKASKCPEMAQVVLATDSSIIMNAAEKLGVPAIMTADTHTSGTDRVLEAARKLNIPKDSVVVNIQGDEPCLAPEMLSELVSPFTDKNVRVTTLASPISAKEALSPDRVKVALAKDNRALYFSRSPIPFSHDGKGEYLLHIGLYGFRMEALETFASLPASPLEQRERLEQLRLLDNGISIHVTVTGHSCHGVDRPEDLDTAIKILEREQI; encoded by the coding sequence ATGAGTACAATATCAGGATGTTTCGGAATAATTCCGGCTCGCTACGAATCCAGCCGTTTTCCGGGTAAACCACTGGCTGACATTTGCGGAAAACCCATGTTCTGGCATGTCTGGAACAAAGCGAGCAAATGCCCTGAAATGGCACAAGTTGTCCTCGCAACAGACAGCTCTATCATAATGAATGCGGCTGAAAAGCTCGGAGTTCCGGCAATAATGACTGCCGATACGCACACAAGCGGAACCGACAGAGTACTGGAAGCAGCGAGAAAATTAAATATCCCTAAAGATTCAGTTGTGGTAAATATTCAAGGAGACGAACCTTGTCTTGCCCCGGAAATGCTCTCTGAATTGGTAAGCCCTTTTACTGATAAAAATGTAAGAGTAACAACCCTTGCCTCTCCCATAAGCGCAAAGGAAGCTCTTTCCCCCGACAGGGTAAAAGTCGCGCTTGCAAAAGACAACAGAGCACTATATTTTTCCCGTTCTCCCATACCCTTCTCTCATGATGGGAAAGGAGAATATTTGTTACACATCGGCCTATACGGCTTCCGCATGGAAGCCCTTGAAACATTCGCCAGCCTGCCTGCATCCCCTCTTGAACAAAGGGAAAGGCTTGAACAGCTCAGGCTGCTGGACAACGGAATATCCATCCATGTCACGGTTACAGGACACTCCTGTCACGGAGTAGACCGTCCCGAAGATTTGGATACAGCCATAAAGATTCTTGAGAGGGAACAAATATGA
- the gmhB gene encoding D-glycero-beta-D-manno-heptose 1,7-bisphosphate 7-phosphatase, with translation MKKYILLDRDGTIIVDKHYLSDPEGVEILPNAEDGLKLMQDAGFGLIVVTNQSGIGRGYYSEDDMNAVNSRMEEMLSKSGIKFDAIYHCPHAPEQNCNCRKPAPGMFDNAIKEFKMVPTDCYVIGDKICDIELGLARGASTILVRTGKGMKEEPQCEGKATYIADDLLRAAEFIINR, from the coding sequence ATGAAAAAATATATACTTCTTGATCGGGACGGTACAATCATCGTCGACAAACATTATCTAAGTGATCCCGAAGGCGTTGAAATTCTGCCCAATGCCGAGGACGGACTGAAACTCATGCAGGATGCTGGATTCGGTCTGATAGTCGTCACCAACCAATCAGGAATAGGACGCGGATATTATTCAGAAGATGACATGAACGCGGTCAACAGCAGGATGGAAGAAATGCTATCCAAAAGCGGAATCAAATTTGATGCAATATATCACTGTCCGCACGCACCGGAACAAAATTGCAATTGCCGCAAACCTGCTCCGGGAATGTTCGACAACGCAATAAAAGAATTTAAAATGGTTCCTACAGATTGCTACGTAATAGGCGACAAGATATGTGACATAGAACTCGGGTTAGCCAGAGGAGCCAGTACAATCCTTGTCCGAACAGGCAAAGGGATGAAAGAAGAGCCTCAGTGCGAAGGCAAAGCCACATACATAGCAGATGATTTACTTCGTGCGGCTGAATTTATTATAAATAGGTAA
- the carA gene encoding glutamine-hydrolyzing carbamoyl-phosphate synthase small subunit — MKAILALEDGTWFEGTSFTGPGETGGETIFNTGMTGYQEVLTDPSYTGQMVCMTYPLIGNYGITKEDNESSKVHVAGFIVKECCKKPSNWRSVISLPDYLKEAGVIGIEGIDTRALTRHLRINGAMRGIISTEETDPAKLVEKAKKIPTMEGRNLADQVTSTSCYAWRENKPVPVDVTSGYKWSGKGPKLVLIDYGVKWNILRLLEDQGFEVLSVPSSYSEKQIRDLGPDAIFLSNGPGDPGVLDHAIKTVRALCQDFPTAGICLGHQLLGLALGGKTFKLKFGHHGCNQPVLDMESQKIEISSQNHGFCVDISECSDLIMTHKNLNDETLEGFAHKSKPIIAIQFHPEAAPGPRDSEYFFARFRNLVKEALGK; from the coding sequence ATGAAAGCCATTCTGGCACTTGAAGACGGAACTTGGTTTGAAGGAACATCCTTCACAGGCCCCGGTGAAACGGGCGGTGAGACCATCTTCAACACCGGCATGACCGGATATCAGGAAGTTCTCACAGACCCTTCATATACAGGACAGATGGTCTGTATGACCTATCCGCTTATCGGCAACTACGGAATAACAAAGGAAGACAACGAATCTTCCAAAGTCCACGTCGCTGGATTTATTGTTAAAGAATGTTGCAAAAAGCCCTCTAACTGGCGCTCAGTTATATCTCTACCCGACTACCTTAAAGAAGCAGGCGTTATAGGTATTGAAGGGATTGATACCCGCGCTCTGACACGCCATCTCCGTATCAACGGAGCCATGCGCGGAATTATCTCAACCGAAGAAACCGATCCCGCCAAGCTTGTAGAAAAAGCTAAAAAAATTCCTACAATGGAAGGCCGTAATCTGGCAGATCAGGTAACTTCAACCTCCTGCTATGCCTGGAGAGAGAATAAGCCTGTTCCTGTTGATGTTACATCCGGATATAAGTGGAGCGGCAAGGGCCCTAAACTCGTACTTATTGATTATGGTGTTAAATGGAACATCCTGCGCCTTCTCGAAGATCAAGGTTTTGAAGTTCTTTCTGTTCCTTCAAGCTACAGCGAAAAACAAATTCGCGATCTTGGTCCCGATGCCATATTCCTTTCCAACGGCCCCGGTGATCCCGGAGTTCTGGACCACGCTATCAAAACAGTGCGCGCCCTTTGTCAGGACTTTCCGACTGCCGGTATCTGTCTAGGTCACCAGCTTCTCGGACTTGCACTAGGTGGAAAAACTTTTAAGTTAAAATTCGGACATCATGGCTGCAACCAGCCTGTACTGGACATGGAATCCCAGAAAATAGAGATTTCTTCACAGAATCACGGTTTTTGCGTTGACATTTCTGAGTGTTCAGACCTTATAATGACTCATAAAAATCTTAACGATGAAACATTGGAAGGATTTGCACATAAATCCAAACCGATAATTGCAATTCAGTTTCACCCGGAAGCAGCTCCCGGTCCACGCGACAGTGAGTATTTCTTCGCCAGATTCCGTAATCTGGTAAAAGAAGCTCTTGGTAAATAA
- a CDS encoding 3-deoxy-D-manno-octulosonic acid transferase → MPKSLKLKTASFVYNLGWKAALPFLHRNERLREGFDRRTLKHSLPPKADVWIQAASAGEAKLATRIMDHIYPDKPTRFLLTTNTSQGFSELERTAYRLTPNSRNVSATATYFPFDMPSLATKALKAVNPKLVVLLETEIWPGFLMACKDLGIKVIIINARMTTKSLAGYMSCPSFFKLIAPEEILAISPDDANRFKTLFEIDKVSLMPNIKFDSTATAEIIPYISNPLSSIFKPKTPFIILGSIRKEEESQVLKIAVALKKERPKTVIGLFPRHMHRIEAWKKMLDEKGLPWVLRSEIENAVPFGHIVLWDVFGEMFSAFSLARTAFIGGSLAPVGGQNFLEPLAYGVTPVIGPFWSNFAWIGNEIFENKLARQAQDWEGVLHELLEISKKTVKPEKVKDHFETFLEDMRGGTKMACEAINRNLS, encoded by the coding sequence ATGCCAAAATCGCTCAAGCTTAAGACAGCCTCGTTTGTCTACAACCTCGGATGGAAAGCCGCTTTGCCTTTTCTGCATCGAAACGAAAGACTACGTGAAGGGTTTGACCGCAGAACTCTGAAACACAGCCTTCCGCCAAAGGCAGATGTGTGGATTCAAGCAGCCTCAGCCGGAGAAGCAAAGCTTGCAACACGGATTATGGATCACATTTATCCTGACAAACCGACTAGATTTCTCTTAACCACCAACACATCACAAGGATTTTCAGAGCTTGAACGGACAGCATACAGGCTGACCCCGAATTCGCGCAATGTTTCTGCGACGGCAACCTACTTTCCCTTTGATATGCCCAGTTTGGCAACAAAGGCGTTAAAAGCGGTTAATCCGAAACTGGTGGTACTTCTGGAGACAGAAATCTGGCCCGGATTTCTTATGGCATGTAAGGATCTAGGAATAAAAGTAATCATCATCAATGCAAGAATGACCACGAAAAGCCTTGCCGGATACATGTCATGCCCTTCATTTTTCAAGCTCATTGCACCGGAAGAAATTCTTGCAATATCTCCGGATGATGCAAACAGATTCAAAACTTTGTTTGAAATAGACAAAGTCAGTTTGATGCCTAACATTAAGTTCGACAGCACAGCCACGGCGGAAATAATTCCATATATCTCAAATCCTCTTTCCAGTATTTTCAAACCGAAGACTCCTTTCATCATACTGGGTTCGATCCGGAAAGAAGAAGAATCTCAGGTTTTAAAAATTGCGGTCGCACTGAAAAAAGAAAGACCTAAAACAGTCATAGGGCTTTTCCCGCGTCATATGCACCGGATCGAAGCTTGGAAAAAGATGTTGGATGAAAAAGGTCTTCCATGGGTTCTTCGTTCAGAAATTGAAAATGCTGTGCCCTTCGGACATATTGTTCTCTGGGATGTCTTTGGAGAAATGTTCTCAGCTTTCTCTCTGGCTCGCACTGCTTTTATCGGAGGCAGTCTTGCTCCTGTTGGCGGACAAAACTTTCTGGAACCACTGGCATACGGCGTAACTCCGGTAATAGGCCCGTTCTGGTCCAATTTCGCTTGGATCGGCAACGAAATTTTTGAGAACAAACTTGCCAGACAAGCACAAGACTGGGAAGGAGTTCTGCACGAATTACTGGAAATCAGCAAAAAAACAGTAAAGCCTGAAAAAGTAAAAGACCATTTTGAAACTTTTCTTGAAGATATGCGCGGCGGAACAAAAATGGCCTGCGAAGCCATAAACCGAAATCTGTCGTAA
- a CDS encoding L-threonylcarbamoyladenylate synthase, with protein sequence MTDVDAVKIIRSGGVLIYPTETLFALGADASDEGAANRVALVKGRPVSKPLPLVIGSMDQLDLVTKYASPEVLKLAKSFWPGPLSILVKAREELSYAVKDSRGYTSVRWTDHPVAAKICLESSTPLIATSANLSGKKAAEKFEDIDEELINSVEGVFNGKPAPRGGSPSTVVEPLSNGKVRVLRDGVISRATLMQAGFIVVD encoded by the coding sequence ATGACTGATGTTGATGCCGTAAAAATAATAAGATCCGGCGGGGTACTTATTTATCCTACTGAAACTTTGTTTGCCCTCGGGGCAGATGCCAGTGACGAAGGGGCTGCAAACCGCGTTGCCCTTGTGAAAGGGCGTCCTGTTTCTAAACCGCTACCTCTTGTTATAGGTAGTATGGATCAACTCGATCTCGTTACCAAATACGCATCTCCTGAAGTGCTTAAGCTTGCTAAGTCTTTCTGGCCCGGGCCTCTTTCCATTCTGGTTAAAGCTCGTGAGGAGTTGTCGTATGCTGTGAAAGATTCACGGGGATATACTTCTGTAAGATGGACCGATCATCCTGTTGCGGCAAAAATTTGTCTTGAGTCTAGTACTCCGCTTATTGCAACAAGTGCGAATCTTAGCGGTAAAAAAGCTGCGGAGAAATTTGAAGATATTGATGAAGAATTGATAAATTCTGTTGAAGGTGTTTTCAACGGTAAGCCGGCTCCTCGCGGAGGAAGTCCTTCAACCGTGGTTGAACCGCTTAGCAATGGTAAAGTAAGAGTTCTCAGGGACGGAGTCATTTCCAGAGCAACTTTAATGCAGGCCGGATTCATAGTTGTAGATTAG
- the glgA gene encoding glycogen synthase GlgA: MHDVLYVTSEMYPFSKTGGLGDVMGALPPCVHEKGVNAAVITPFYGRMNLDGRKLRLVYSDLHVGYPWPSTTAEIYQTDYDGMPVYFVARGEYFDRRYYYNTHNGDYFDNCERFIFFCKTVLKWARLLPSPPAVIHSHDWQSALVPPYLHFERARDSFWKNTKSVSTIHNLAFQGRFSERLFHESGLPAEAWSMHGAEFYGDFNMLKASIAYSDAVTAVSPTYAAEILGPEFGCGLEGFLRSNSGKIEGILNGADYNVWDPCEDKFLPCCYSAEDIRGKQQCKQSMLREFYMSDQLEDKPVFGFIGRLRDQKGVDLLIDIIPKLMEKDVGLIVLGEGNLAYEAQLLDLMEEYSGKLCVQVGYTENLAHAIQAGSDIFLMPSRYEPCGLTQIYALRFGTPPVATAVGGLCDTITPYPDEEATGFTFAESDADLFFEAIEQAIAVWHDRDEWEKMVKRAMRKEFTWDRSADEYIKLYRKLGARI, encoded by the coding sequence GTGCACGACGTTTTGTACGTAACTTCGGAAATGTATCCTTTTTCTAAAACAGGCGGACTTGGTGACGTTATGGGAGCCTTGCCTCCCTGTGTTCACGAAAAAGGTGTTAATGCCGCGGTTATTACCCCTTTTTATGGACGGATGAATCTGGACGGGCGGAAACTCAGACTTGTTTATTCGGATCTGCATGTAGGGTATCCTTGGCCGTCAACCACTGCTGAAATATACCAGACAGATTACGATGGAATGCCTGTCTATTTTGTTGCCAGAGGTGAATATTTCGATCGTCGCTATTACTATAATACTCACAATGGTGACTATTTTGATAATTGCGAACGATTTATTTTCTTTTGCAAAACCGTTTTGAAATGGGCAAGACTTCTACCCAGTCCTCCGGCAGTAATCCATTCACATGACTGGCAGTCAGCACTAGTTCCTCCTTATTTACACTTCGAACGCGCCCGTGATTCTTTCTGGAAAAATACTAAGTCGGTCTCAACTATTCATAATCTTGCTTTTCAGGGTCGTTTTTCCGAAAGGCTTTTTCACGAATCAGGGCTTCCGGCTGAAGCATGGTCCATGCACGGAGCAGAATTTTATGGCGATTTTAATATGCTCAAAGCCAGCATTGCCTACAGTGACGCAGTTACTGCCGTCAGCCCTACTTATGCGGCAGAAATTTTGGGCCCTGAATTCGGTTGTGGACTCGAAGGTTTTTTAAGAAGTAATAGTGGTAAAATCGAAGGAATTCTGAACGGGGCTGACTATAATGTTTGGGACCCTTGCGAAGATAAGTTTTTGCCATGCTGTTACAGTGCTGAGGATATTCGCGGTAAACAGCAATGCAAGCAGAGCATGCTGCGTGAATTTTATATGTCTGATCAACTTGAAGACAAACCCGTCTTCGGATTCATAGGACGTTTGAGAGATCAGAAGGGCGTTGACCTGCTCATTGACATCATTCCGAAGCTGATGGAAAAAGATGTAGGTCTTATTGTGCTCGGTGAAGGCAATCTTGCTTACGAAGCACAGCTTCTTGATCTTATGGAAGAATATTCTGGTAAATTATGTGTTCAAGTTGGATATACCGAAAATCTGGCTCATGCGATTCAGGCCGGATCGGATATTTTTCTGATGCCTTCACGATATGAACCATGCGGTTTGACGCAGATTTATGCTTTACGATTTGGAACGCCTCCTGTTGCCACAGCTGTGGGCGGGTTGTGTGATACCATTACTCCCTATCCGGACGAAGAAGCTACGGGATTTACCTTTGCGGAGTCGGATGCGGATTTATTTTTTGAAGCGATTGAACAGGCTATCGCTGTCTGGCATGACAGAGATGAGTGGGAAAAAATGGTCAAACGGGCTATGCGTAAAGAGTTCACATGGGATCGTTCGGCTGATGAGTATATTAAATTGTATCGCAAACTCGGCGCGAGAATTTAG
- the pdxA gene encoding 4-hydroxythreonine-4-phosphate dehydrogenase PdxA, translated as MKKNICITLGDPNGLGPELVCRSFSGREPERVFLMVGPANSLEYHLEQLGLDPFYEKIDDPAQIVGAKAGYYLYCPEKLKDFKLNVGVADPEGGRGAGEALETAVQLLEDKVVYGLVTCPLNKAMLQLAGFDFPGHTEFLAERSGAGRENVCMHLGGPKLKVSLVTTHPKFVDIPALITKERILRCLDLTDQLVKSLGLEKPIAVCGLNPHAGESGRIGREEIDIIEPAIKEANAKGLNVEGPFPGDTVFYFAAQGAYSAVLAMYHDQGLAPLKLLHFSEAVNITLGLPYPRTSPDHGTGYDITGTGKASLDSFKAALETAEKMVDA; from the coding sequence ATGAAAAAAAATATATGTATAACCCTTGGTGATCCTAACGGGTTGGGCCCTGAGCTTGTTTGCAGGTCTTTTTCTGGACGTGAACCGGAGCGTGTTTTTTTGATGGTTGGTCCTGCGAACAGTTTGGAATACCATTTGGAACAGCTTGGACTTGATCCTTTTTATGAAAAAATTGATGATCCCGCACAGATTGTTGGGGCAAAGGCTGGGTATTATCTTTATTGTCCTGAGAAATTAAAAGATTTTAAGTTGAATGTCGGCGTCGCGGACCCTGAGGGAGGGCGTGGTGCCGGTGAAGCTTTGGAGACCGCAGTTCAACTGCTTGAGGATAAAGTTGTTTATGGACTCGTTACCTGTCCGTTAAATAAAGCTATGTTACAGTTAGCCGGATTTGATTTTCCGGGACACACTGAATTTTTGGCGGAAAGGTCCGGAGCAGGGCGTGAGAATGTATGTATGCACCTTGGCGGACCGAAGCTTAAAGTAAGTCTTGTTACTACTCATCCAAAGTTTGTGGATATTCCTGCTTTGATTACCAAAGAAAGAATTTTGCGCTGTCTTGATTTGACAGATCAACTCGTGAAATCACTCGGCCTTGAAAAGCCTATTGCAGTGTGTGGTCTCAATCCTCATGCCGGAGAATCAGGTCGAATCGGTCGCGAAGAAATTGATATTATCGAACCCGCGATTAAGGAAGCGAATGCGAAAGGGTTAAATGTCGAAGGGCCTTTTCCCGGTGATACTGTCTTTTATTTTGCGGCGCAGGGTGCGTATAGCGCAGTCCTTGCCATGTATCACGATCAGGGGTTGGCACCGCTCAAACTTCTGCATTTCAGTGAAGCAGTAAATATTACGCTGGGACTGCCTTACCCGAGAACTTCCCCCGACCACGGAACAGGTTATGACATAACCGGAACCGGAAAAGCCTCATTAGACAGCTTTAAAGCAGCTCTAGAAACTGCCGAAAAAATGGTGGACGCATAA
- a CDS encoding NUDIX domain-containing protein, producing MLGSKPCPHCGNDVVLYRNPVPTVDIVIYDPCKGVVLIERNNPPLGWALPGGFVDYGETLEHAAVREAKEETSLDVVLTGLVGVFSMPCRDDRQHTISITYSAIARNPQGLKAGDDAGGARFFQLDDLPELVFDHSDILNEFSVKVLSLQASASIGSSTEQV from the coding sequence ATGCTTGGTTCGAAACCGTGTCCTCATTGCGGTAATGATGTTGTTCTCTATCGTAATCCGGTCCCTACTGTAGATATTGTTATATATGATCCCTGTAAGGGGGTTGTGTTGATTGAGAGGAACAACCCGCCACTGGGATGGGCTTTACCCGGTGGATTTGTTGACTATGGCGAAACACTTGAACATGCTGCTGTTCGCGAGGCGAAAGAAGAAACCAGTCTTGACGTTGTACTTACTGGACTGGTCGGAGTCTTTTCCATGCCTTGTCGCGATGACAGACAGCATACAATAAGCATTACATACAGCGCGATTGCGCGTAATCCGCAGGGGCTTAAAGCTGGAGATGATGCGGGAGGTGCCCGTTTCTTTCAGTTGGACGATCTTCCTGAATTAGTTTTTGATCATAGCGACATTTTGAATGAATTTTCGGTTAAAGTACTTTCGTTGCAAGCTTCGGCTTCGATTGGAAGTTCTACTGAGCAGGTATAA